The window CTCCCAACGACACCGAACCCGACCACACCAAGGTCAACGAGCGTGGCTGACAACAAGGGGGAGCAGGAGAAGGGTTCGCCGCGTCATTCGATGGTCGCCGGTGACGATGGTGGGGCGGGTGTGGGGTTGGCTTTGATGTGGGCGGGGGTGGGGGTGGCGTTGGTGTTTGGTGGCGCGGTGGTGTTTGGCGGGCATGTCGCGCCGGGTGGGCGGCGTCGTGGTGCTCGGGGGCGGCCACGCCCCAAACCCGCCTACTAGCGCAGGAAAGCGACTGCGCCCGACTGGTCCACGGTGGTCTGTACGCGCAAAGGAGACACGATGAATGCCACTCCACAGGTCGGATCCGATGACGACACGCGTCGGGGTCGGCGGCGGGTCAGGCGGCAGGCGGCGCCTGAGGGGGGGGGCTGGTGAGCCACGCACGTCGGGTGGCAGCCGGCGGGTGGTGGCGGGTTTGGTGGCGGCCACGGTCGCGCTATTAGTGTTGTACGCGGGGGCGTTGGTGTGGCTGCGTCCCCCCTCGCCGGGGGTGGAGCTGAGTTTGGATGCGGTGCAGGCGCAGGCGTTGGCGGGTGAGGTGGCGCAGGCGGAGCTGTTGGACCAGGACGCACGGATCGTTGGGACGCTTGCGGGTGACGAGGCGTTTTGGGTGGCGTATCCGTCCAGCGACGCGGCCACCAGCGAGTTGTTGGCCAACTTGGTCGCTGGGGGCGCGCAGGTCAGCGTGGACGCGCAGACGGCCAAGGCCACGGTGCGGTTCGTCGCCCAGTTCTTGTTGCCGTTGATGATCCTGGCGTCGCTGTTTGGCCTGTTGTTCTATCTGGCGCGCGGGTCGGGGGGTTCGGGCACCGAGGACTTCTTGCTGTTCGGCCGGTTGGGCGACAAGCGCACCCGCGACGGCGACCGCCCAAAGACGACGTTCGCGGATGTGGCGGCGGCGCAGACCGAGATCGCTGAGTTGGCGGAGGTACGGGACTATCTGGATGATCCGACCCGGTACAAGGCGATGGGGGCGTTGCCGCCCAAGGGGGTGTTGCTGGTCGGCCCGCCCGGGTGCGGCAAGACGCTGCTGGCAAGAGCGGTGGCCGGGGAGGCCGACGCGGCGTTCTTCAGCCTGTCGGGGTCGGAGTTCGTCGAGTCGCTGGTAGGTGTGGGTGCGGCCAGGGTACGCGACTTGTTCGCGCAGGCGCGGGCGGCGGCGCCGGCGATCATCTTCATCGACGAGCTCGACGGGGCCGGACGCCAACGCGGCGCCGGGCTTGGCGGGGGCCACGACGAGCGTGAGCAGACCCTCAACGAGTTGTTGGTGCAGATGGACGGGTTCTCCCCGACCGAGGGGCTGGTGGTGATGGGCGCGACCAACCGGCCTGACATCTTGGACCCGGCGTTGTTGCGGGCGGGCCGGTTTGACCGGCGTATCGGGGTGGAGCTGCCCGACGCCGAGGGCCGCGAGGCGATCCTGGTGTTGCACGCCAAGACCCGCCGGCTTGGCGATCCCCGCAACGATTTGGCGGTGGTGGCCCGGCGCACGGCGGGGTTCACGGGTGCGGACCTGGCCAATGTGGTCAACGAGGCGGCGCTGCTGGCGGTGCGGTGGGGTCACCACGAGATCACCCGCACCCATCTGGAGGAGGCGGTGGAGCGGGTGATCTCGGGGCCCAAGCGCAAAACCAGGCTGCTGGACGCGGGCGACAAACACCGGGTGGCGGTTCACGAGGCCGGCCACGTGCTGGTGGCCGCCGCGGTCGGCAAAGCCGCCAAGTTGGAGAAGGTGTCGATCGTGGCCCGCGGGCAGGGGGTGGGCCATCTGGCGGTGCTGGCCGATGACACCGCGGTGCCGACCCGCAGTGACATGGCCGCGCGGATCACCATCGCGATGGCCGGCGTGGCCGCCGAGGAGCTCATCCTCGGTGAGCCCTCGGTGGGCAGTGAGGCGGATCTGGAACGTGCGACCGACACCGCCCGCGACATGGCCGGGCGCTACGGGATGAGCCCACGCATCGGGCGGGTGCGCATCCTGCAAGCCCACGGCGAGGTGTTCCTGGGCCGCGACTATCTCGCCAACGGGGAGGTGTCCCAACCCACCCTGGAGGCCTTGGACACCGAGGTCCGCCAGATCCTGGATGACCAGGAAGCCACCGCCCACGCCATCCTGGCCGCCCACCCCGACACCCTCGACACGCTGGTCGCCGCGCTGCTCGAGCACGAGACCCTCCAGGGCGACCAGCTCAGCCGTCTGCTCGCCGACGTCGAACACCACGACCCCTCCGGGAATGGCAAGGCCGCGGCCGGCGCCAAGGCCACCCCCAAGCGGCGCACGTAGGCGCGCACGCCATCATTGCACGCCATGTCGACGAGCACGCCGCGGCGGATCCGCCGCGGGAGCGCCTGCGCGGTGCTGCTCGTCCTGGCCGTGGGTCCCGCCGCCCTCGCGGCCACCCCCCCCGGTGGGCAACCAGGCCAGACCGGGACCGTCGACACGATTCTCGGTCCTGGTTTCTGTGATGGCTCAGGCGCACTGGATCCTGGCTCAACGACGGTCAGGGCCCTGGCGGTCGACGGTGACGGCCGGATCTTCGTCGACACCGGGCCGGTGGACCAAGGCGCCGTCGGCGTGGTCGACGACACGGGACAGGCAAGGCTGGTGGGAACCGCCAGCCCGCCCACCCCGGCAGGCAGCCGCGCCGGTCTGCGCCTGCCGGATCGGGCGGGCCCACCGGGCCGTCTGGCCCCCGACGGCGAGGACGGCGTCCTGCTGGCTGCCGACACCCACATCTTGCAGGTGTCCGCGGCGGGCGGGCAGCGCCTCGTGGCCGGCAACCCCACCGTGGCGGGTCGCAGCGGCGGTGACGGCGGCCCCGCAGCCGACGCGGACTTCACCCGTATCCTCGCGGTGGCGACCGACACCGCGGGCAACGCCTACGTCGCCGACGAGGTCGACGGTGACCAGTCCACCTTCCGGCTCCGCGTCGTCAACCGCAGCACCCAACCGGTGCCCCTCACCGACGGCACGGGCGGGCAGATCACCGTGGCGCCCGGCCACATCGACACGATCGCCGGCGGCCAACCCGCCGGCGGCCAACGAGGCGCGCCGGCGGCACCGCTGCAGGGCCAGCCGCCGGCCCTTGCGGTCGGCGACGGCCTGGTCTACGTCGGCTTGTACGCCTCCACCGCCACGGCGGTACGGCCGACCGCGCGGGTGGACGCCATGAACGTCAGCAGCGAGCCGGTGACCGCTCACGGTGTGCGCGTCGCCCCAGGGCAGATCGAGACGGTGGCCGGCGGCGGCGCGGCGGGCGAGGGGGGCGACGGCGGGCCGGCCCGCTCCGCGGCGTTTGGGATGCTGCCGGGCATCGCCGTGGACGACGAGGGCAACCTGTACCTGGCCGACGAGGCCAACGACCGCATCCGGCGGGTCGACGACACGGGCACCATCAGCACCTACGCGGGCACGGGCAGCGGCGGGTTCAACGGCAACGACCGTGCCGCCACCCAGGCGTTGCTGCACAGCCCCTGGGACGTGGCGGTCGGCCCGGGCGGTCAGGTCTACCTGTCCGACCGCCTCAACGGCCAAGTCCGCTTCGTCGACGAGGCCGGTGCTCTCCGGGCCGCCCCCGGCAACGGTGTCGGCCTGACGTGGGCGTGCGACAGCGACGACGGCGAGGCCGCCGCAGAACCCGCCCGACCCGACCAGCCGGCCGGCCTGGCCACCGACGGCCACGGCATGGCCTACCTGGCGCTGCCCGGGCTGTCGCAGGTGCAGCGCTTCACCACCGCATCAGGCCAGGAGACCGACGAGGCCGGGCTTGTAACAGTCGAGCAGTCCGCGGTCGACGTGCCCGCGGCCGGCGCCATCGCCGTCGCGCCTGGCGGTG is drawn from Egibacteraceae bacterium and contains these coding sequences:
- the ftsH gene encoding ATP-dependent zinc metalloprotease FtsH, whose amino-acid sequence is MAATVALLVLYAGALVWLRPPSPGVELSLDAVQAQALAGEVAQAELLDQDARIVGTLAGDEAFWVAYPSSDAATSELLANLVAGGAQVSVDAQTAKATVRFVAQFLLPLMILASLFGLLFYLARGSGGSGTEDFLLFGRLGDKRTRDGDRPKTTFADVAAAQTEIAELAEVRDYLDDPTRYKAMGALPPKGVLLVGPPGCGKTLLARAVAGEADAAFFSLSGSEFVESLVGVGAARVRDLFAQARAAAPAIIFIDELDGAGRQRGAGLGGGHDEREQTLNELLVQMDGFSPTEGLVVMGATNRPDILDPALLRAGRFDRRIGVELPDAEGREAILVLHAKTRRLGDPRNDLAVVARRTAGFTGADLANVVNEAALLAVRWGHHEITRTHLEEAVERVISGPKRKTRLLDAGDKHRVAVHEAGHVLVAAAVGKAAKLEKVSIVARGQGVGHLAVLADDTAVPTRSDMAARITIAMAGVAAEELILGEPSVGSEADLERATDTARDMAGRYGMSPRIGRVRILQAHGEVFLGRDYLANGEVSQPTLEALDTEVRQILDDQEATAHAILAAHPDTLDTLVAALLEHETLQGDQLSRLLADVEHHDPSGNGKAAAGAKATPKRRT